The window CGGCGCCCTGGTAGGGCTCTATGAAGGACGGATGGTTATGGCTCTCCATCTTGAAGACCACGGCCAGGCCCCCGCCTATGTCCACCACCCCGGCGTTCTCGCCGGGACCCTGGATTACATGGGGAGCCTCGGTCGGAAAGTTCCGCAGGTGCACCCTCGACGACTTGTACGAGCAGTGCTCGCTCCACATGACCGAGAATATGCCCAGCTCCACGAGGTTGGGCTCGCGGCCCAGGACCTCGACTATCTTCCCGTACTCCCCGGCCGTGAGCCCGTGGTCACGGACCGTCTCTTCGCTGATCTTCACCGACTCAAAACCCCCGTGCGCCTTCCTCTCCGGTTCTTGCCCCGGCCCTCCTAAAATACATCAAAAAGGCCCGGAGTACAAGAGTCAAGGAGGCCCGGAGCCGCCCCATCCGGCGAGATTTCCGGCGCAAGGGCATGGTTCCCCCGGAAGATCAGAGCACGCCCCGCTCGGCGAGCATGCGCCGGGCCTTTCTCAGGACCTCGCGCTCGTCGTCGTAGGAGAGCGCCTCCTCTGCCTCGTCGACGGGGAACCACCGGCACTCGACCACTTCCTCGTCATGGTCGGCCACGTCGCCCCCCGTATACTCCATGAGGAAGAAGTAGACGATCTTGAGGAAGCGTCTCGTCCCCTCCTCGTCCCTCGCCGAGTAGAAGTAGTGTATGGGAGCGATCCTGGCCACTATGCGCCCCTCCAGTCCCGCCTCCTCCCTCACCTCCCGGTGGGCCGTGCGGGCGATGTTCTCCCCCTCCTCCACAAGCCCCTTGGGCAGCGTCCACACCCGGCCGCCCTTGACCGAGACGAGCGCCACCTCCACCCCCCCGCCGGCGCGCCTGAAGACAACGCCTCCGGCCGAAAGCTGCCGCGTCGTCTTTATCTCCGTCCTCTTCATTCCTGCGGAAGCCTCGGCGTATTTAAGGAAGCTCCGATTAATTACCCTGGGGGAAACTTTCTGTAGAAGGGCCATAGGGCCACGTTTCCCCCAGACCCATCGTATGTTATTCGGATCTTCGGCTGTACCGGGGGGTTCGGGCCGCAAAGGCGTAAAAACCCCGCCTGGCGCGGGCCGAACCCCCGGTACAGCCTCCCCGAGGCAACCGGCGCGGGCAGGACGCCCCCTTCAATTACGCTGGGGGAACCGTGGGCCATAGCCCCACGGTTCCCTCAGTGCAACAAATCAGAGTTTCCTTAACATCGCCCCTTTACGGACAAGGCGCCGGCCGGGTCGCCCGGTCCGCGCCAGGCGGGGTTCTTTTACGCCTTTGCGGACCGGGCGACCCGGCCGGCGCCTGTCTACAGGGGTTCCCCGGTGGCGAGCCTGACGATACCCGCCTCCCGTGCCGCCTCGAGCGCGGCCCCGTACTCGTCGTCCCTTACCGGGCGGTCGAGCGGCGGCCTTTCTTCGGCCATGTAGCACGGTCTGTACTGGTCCATTATGTTGACGTAGCTTCGGGGAGAGACTCTCGAGGCGACGAACTCCATGACCGCCCTCGTGCCGGCCAACCCTCCGGGCAGGACGAGATGACGGATTATTAGTCCCCGGCGAGCCACGCCGTCGCCGCCGACCTCGAGGTCGCCGACCTGGCGGTGCATCTCCGCCACCGCCTCCCGTGAACGCTCCACATAGTCCGCCGCACCGGAGAGGCTCAGGGCCGCGGCGTTGTCGCCGTACTTCAGGTCCGGCATGTATATATCGAATATCCCTTCGAGAAGGCGCAGCGTCTCCACGGACTCGTAGCCGCCGCAGTTGTAGACGAGCGGTATTTCAAGGCCCAGCTCTACGGCCCTGGGCAGGCTCTCCACTATCCGGTACGTCTGGTGGGTCGGCGTGACGAAGTTTATGTTGTGGCAGCCCCGGCGCTGGAGCGCGAGCATCATGGAGACGAGGCCCTCGCTCTCGACCTCGTCGCCGTCGCACATATGGCTTATGTCGTAGTTCTGGCAGAAGACACAGCGCAGGTTGCAGCCCGTCATGAAGATCGCGCCGCTTCCGTAGCGGCCCACGAGGGGCGCTTCCTCGCCGAAGTGGGGGGTGAAGGACGAGACCACGGCCCCCGGGCCCGTGCGGCAGAGGCCCTTCTCGCCCTCGAGCCTTGCCGCGCCGCAGCGGTGCGGACAGATGCGGCAGCGCCTCACGAGGTCGCGGAGCGCCCGGATGCGCTCGTGGAGCTCGCCGCTCTCGTAGAGCCCGATATAGGAAGGACGCCGTGCGATCACCGGGCGGCCGCTCCTCCTCCCGGCCCGCCGCCGCCCCTCACGCCCCCTTCTCCCGCTTGTCCAGGCACTTTACGCAGAGCGTAGCGTAGGGCACGGCCTTGAGCCTCTCCTCCGGTATCTCCTCGCCGCACTCCTCGCATATCCCGTAGGCCCCCTCGTCGAGCCTCGTTATGGCCGCGTCGAGCTGCTCGAGCTCGCGCCGGCGCGCATCGGCGATGATGAGCCCCGTATCCTCCACAAGGTCCATGAGGGCCAGCTCCTCGAAGTCATGGGGGTTGTCGAACTGGGCGTTGTACTCCTTGCCCAGCTTCCTGAAGACGTCGTCGCGCAGGTCGTTCCACATGCGGCGCTTGCGATCCATCAACATCCTTCTGAGCCTGTGCATACGCTTGTCGGCCATGACACCCTCCCTGAGGCATGGAAGCTCTTCCCGGCGCGGTGGTCACAGTCCCGGCCGCGGCCCGCGCCCTCACTGCGAGCCGGTGATGCCGTATCTCTCGAACCTGCTGTATATGCAGCCGCAGTACTTCTGCCGGTACAGGCCGTACTCCTTCGACTTCTCCACCCCCTCCCGCCAGCCCTCCCTGAAGTCGCGGTAGAGGAACTCCACGCCGTGGACACGAGCCGCCCTCTCCCCCTCGGCCCTCACGGCCTCGTGGTCCTGGTAGCGGCTGTAGAGCAGCGAGCTCGTGAAGGCGTCGAAGCCGCGGCTCGAGGCCAGCCGGGCCGTGGCCTCGAGCCGCAGTGCGTAGCAGCGGCGGCACCTCTCGCCGAAGGGCGGATGGCGGGAGTCGCGGGCATGCGGCCCGACCACCTCGGCCACGAACTCCTCGGGCCTGTACTCCTCGTCGCAGAGGATGTCGAGCCTCATGAGCATGGCGAGTCTCTTCACCGCGTCGAGCCTGCGGCGGAACTCGCTCTCCGGATGGATGTTGGGATTGTGGAAGTAGCCCGTCACCTCGGCCTCGCCCTCGAGCATCTTCTTGACGGGGTAGATTGAGCAGGGGCCGCAGCACATATGTACGAGCACGCGTTTCATGGCGCTTACAGCCTCTATGGAAAAAAACGGCCTCTCCGGCGCGTCAGAAGAGTCTGCCCTGGCCGGGCCCCTGCTCGGGCAGGACCCTCCCGAGGTGGCCGTAGGCGGCCGGCGTGGCCACCCTGCCCCTGGGCGTGCGCTTTATGAAGCCCTGCTGAAGCAGAAAAGGCTCGTAGAGGTCCTCGATGGCGTCCTTCTCCTCGTGGAGCGAGGCGGCCAGGCTCTCGACACCGACGGGGCCGCCGCCGAACTTGTCTATTATGGCCAGCATTATGCGCCGGTCCATCTTGTCCAGGCCGAGCGTGTCTATCTCGAGCATGTTGAGGGCCAGGTCGGCCACCTCGGCCGTTATTACGCCGTCGGCCTTCACCTCGGCGAAATCGCGCACCCGGCGCAGCAGCCTGTTGGCTATCCTCGGCGTTCCCCGCGAGCGGCGGGCCACCTCGAGCGCTCCGTCGCGGCTCACCTCGAGACCCAGTATGGAGGCCGACCGCTCCACAATCGTACGAAGCTCCTCGGCCGAATAGAACTCGAAACGCTGGATGACGCCGAAACGGTCGCGGAGGGGCGAGGAGAGAAGACCCGCCCTCGTCGTGGCGCCTATGAGGGTGAAACGGGGGAGATCGAGCTTCACCGTCCGGGCCGAGGGACCCTGGCCGATGATTATGTCTATCTGGAAGTCCTCCATCGCCGGGTAGAGTATCTCCTCCACCACCGTCGGCAGACGGTGTATCTCGTCGATGAAGAGGACGTCGCCTTCCTCGAGATTCGTCAGTATGGCCGCCAGGTCCCCCGACTTCTCCAGCGCCGGTCCCGACGTGGCCCGCATCTGCGCCCCCATCTCGTTGGCCGTGATCGACGCAAGCGTCGTCTTGCCAAGCCCTGGAGGACCGTAAAAGAGCACGTGGTCCAGCGACTCGCCGCGGCCGCGGGCCGCCTCTATGAAGACGCGCAGGTTCTCCTTTATCCGCTCCTGGCCTATGTACTCGTCGAGAAGCCGCGGCCTCAGGGTGGCGTCGATCTTCTCCTCGCCCTCGAGCCTTGCCGGGTCGGTGTGGCGCTCCCTCATGGTATCCGCCTTTCGCGCTCCGCCGCGCTTCACGAGGCCAGAAGCCTCAACGCCTCCTTGAAGAGTCCTTCAAAATCCGCTCCGGGCGCGGCATCCGACGCCTTCTTAACCGCCTTCTCGGCCTGGGCCGCCTTGTAGCCGAGGTTTACGAGCGCCGAGACCGCATCCACCTCGACCCCCTCGGCCGGAGCCTCCCCGCCCCCGGCGGACTCGGCCCTCAACTCGGCCGCCTTGTCCTTCAGCTCGAGCACGAGCCTCTCGGCCGTCTTGGCCCCCACCCCAGGTATCCGCCGGAGCCTCTCGGCGTTCCGCGAGGCCAGCGAATCGAGAAAGGCCTCCGTCGATATGCCGGAGAGTATGTTTCGCGCAAGCCGCGGCCCCACCCCGCTCACACCGAGAAGCAACTGGAATATGCGCTTCTCCTCGGCGCTCAGGAAACCGTAGAGCTCTATGCGCTCATCCTTCATGTACGCCTGGGTCTTGAGCGTCACCGTCCCCTCGGGGTCGGGCAGCTCGTAGTAGGTCGAAAGAGGAATGATGACCTCGTAGCCCACCCCTCCCACGTCGATGACCACCGACTGGGGAGACTTTTCGAGGACCTTTCCGGTAAGAAGGGCGATCATGGACGGCCGCTTCCCGCTTCAGCCCCGCACGGCCGGAGACGCCGCCCTGCGGCGTCTCTCCGTGCCGGCATGATGGATATGACATATGGCGACGGCCAGCGCGTCGGCCGCGTCGGCCCCCCGCTTCTCCGCGCACCCCAGCAGCCTCGTCACCATCTTCTGAACCTGACGTTTCGACGCCCCGCCGTAGCCGACCACCGACTGCTTCACAACGCTGGGGCTGTACTCGAAGACCGGCAGACCGCGCTGGGCGGCGCAAAGGAGAACAACACCCCTTGCGTGCCCGAGCACGAGCGCGCTCCTTACGTTCATCCCGTAAAAGAGCCCCTCGACCGATACGGCGTCGGGCCGGTGCTCGTCCATCACCACGCCGAGCGACCCCCATATGGAAAAGAGCCGCGCCGGAAGCCCCCCTCCCGGCTCCGCCGCCCCCGACACGGCGGCCACCGAACCGCTCGCCACGTGAACAAGCACGCCTCCGGGACCGCTCTCGACCACCCCGTAGCCCGTAGACCTGCTCCCCGGATCCACCCCCAGTACCCTCACATACAGCCCTTACTTTCTTCTTGGAAAAGCTCCGATCAATTACCCTGGGGGAAACTTTCTGTAGAAGGGCCTCAGGCCCACGTTTCCCCCGGACCCATCGTATGTTATTCGGGTCTTCGGCTGTACCGGGGGTTCGGCCCGCGCCAGGCGGGATTTTTTACGCCTTTGCGGACCGAACCCCCGGCACAGCCTCCCCAGAGGCAACCGCCGCGGGCAGGACGCCCCCTTCAATTACGCTAGGGGAAACTTTCTGTAGAAAGTTTCCCCCAGACCCCCTTCAAAGACTTTTAATTCCCTGCGGTTTATCCCGATTTTGCAAGCAAAATCGGGATAAACCGCAGGGCGTTAAAAGTTTTTGGAGGGAGTCTGAGGGAACCTTTTTACAAAAAGGTTCCCTCAGTACGCTCACACGGCCCTGTCCAGCGCCTCCGGCGGTATGTCGAAGTTGGCGTACACGTTCTGTACGTCGTCGAGGTCTTCGAGGTCGTCGAGCAGGCGCAGCACCTGGTCGGCCGTCTTCCCTTCCACGCGCACCGTGTTCTTCGGTATCATCGAGAGCTCGGCCATCGTATACTCCAGCCCCATCTCGTCGAAGGCCTTCTTCACGTCGTGGAAGTCCGACGGCGAGGTGTAGACCTCGAACACACCGTCCTCGTCGTTTCTCACCACGTCGTCGGCCCCGGCCTCGAGGGCCGCCTCCATGAGACGCTCTTCGGAGACGCTCTCGATATCGAAGGTTATGAGTCCCCTGTGGTCGAACATCCAGGCCACCGAACCGCTCTCGCCGAGACGTCCGCCGGCCTTGGAGAAGACGTGGCGCACCTCCGAGGCCGTGCGGTTACGGTTGTCAGTCATGAAGGCCACCAGGACGGCGACACCGCCGGGAGCGTACCCCTCGTAGACGCCTTCCTCGTAGTTCACGTCGCCGAGCTCGCCGGCCCCCTTCTTTATGGCCCGCTCTATGTTCTCGCCCGGCAGGTTCTCCGACTTCGCCCGGTCTATGGCCGCGCGCAGCCTCGGATTGGACGCGGGATCGGACCCTCCCATCTTGGCGGCCACCATGATCTCCTTTACGAGCTTGGAGAATATCTTGCCCTTTTTCGCATCGCTGCGGGCCTTCTTGTGCTTTATGTTGGCCCACTTGGAATGTCCGGCCATTCGGCTCTCTCCCCCCTGAAAAGGAAACTCTGATTTATTGTACTGAGGGAACCTTTTTGTAAAAGGGTCATAGACCCACGGTTCCCTCGGACTCCCTCCAAAAACTTTTAACGCGAGTTGGTTTCCCCCTGTTTTGCTTGGCAAAACAGGGGGAAACCAACTCGTATTGAAAGTCTTTGAAGGGGGTCTGGGGGAAACTTTCTACAGAAAGTTTCCCCCAGGGTAATGAGTCGGGGTTTCACGGGATTATATAACACAGGGAGGCGGGATTTGTAAACACGCTTATCGAGGAAGGGACGGAAGGAAGGGCTCTCAGCGGCCGCCTTCGAAGCGTTTTATGTCGAGCTCCTTCATCTTCATGAGAAGCGTGTTCCTGTGTATCTTCAGCTCCCTTGCCGCCTCGCTGCGGTTCCAGTTGGTCTTCTTCAGCACGCCCACGATGTAGCGGCGTTCGAAGGCGCGGCAGGCCCCCTTGAAGTCCAGCGGCTCGCTCCCCCCTGCATCTTCGACATCCTTGAAGAATATCTCCACCGGCAGATCGTCGGTCGTTATCTCCGAGCCCTCCCTGGCGAGCACCACTATGCGCTCCATGAGGTTCTCGAGCTCGCGCACGTTGCCGGGCCAGCCGTACTCGCTCAGCACGTCCAGGGCGTCGGGCGATATCCTGCGGATGGACTTGTTGTAGCGCTTGCTGAAACGGTCGAGAAAGTGGCTTGCAAGCAGCGGGATGTCCTCGCGCCTCTCGCGCAGCGGCGGCAGCACGATGGGTATGACCCTGAGCCTGTAGTAGAGGTCGTCGCGGAACTCGCCCTGCTTCACGGCCTGCTCGAGATCGGTGTTGGTCGCCGCGATGACCCTGATATCGACCTTTATGGGCACCAGGCTGCCCACGCGCTCGAAACTCTTCTCCTGAAGCACGCGCAGGAGCTTGGCCTGGAGCTTTAGCGGCATGCTCGATATCTCGTCGAGGAATACCGTGCCGCCGTCGGCGTACTCGAGCTTGCCTATCTTGCGCTTGTAGGCGCCGGTGAAGGCGCCCTTCTCGTGGCCGAAGAGCTCGCTCTCCATGAGCTCGCCCGGTATGGCCCCGCAGTTGACGGCGACAAAAGGCTTCTCCCGCCTGTCGCCGAGGCTGTGGATCGCCCTGGCCACGAGCTCCTTTCCCGTGCCGCTCTCGCCGGTGATGAGGACGTTGGACGAGCTCTTGCCCACCTTCTCGACCATGTCCATCACCCGCCTCATGGCCGGAGAACGGCAGATGAAGTGCTTGTCGCCCAGCTTGTTGTGGAGTTCCTCGCGCAGAAGCGCTATCTCGCGGCGAAGCGTCTGGCCGTCGGTGTAGCGCTGAAGGGTGGCCAGCAGGTCGGCCTCCTCGAAGGGCTTGGTGATGTAGTCGTATGCGCCCATACGCAGCGCCTGCACCGCCTTCTGGGCGCTGTCGGTCGCCGAGAGCATGACCACGCCTACGTCGGGGTCCACGTCCTTTATCATGTCCAGCGCCTTCAGGCCGTCGACCTTCGGCAGATTGATGTCCATCAGGACCACGTTGACCGGAAGGTTCTTCACCACCTCCACGGCCTCAAGACCGTTGTCGACCGAGACCGTCTCGTAGTGATCCCCCAAAAGAAGCTCCAGCGCCTCCCTGAGATGCCTGTCGTCGTCTACTATGAGAACTATGGGCTTTTTCACCGTACTTCGCCCCGCCGACGCCACATCCGTGAACCCGCGGCCCCGCGCCGCGACTGCTTCACCCCCTCGTGCGCACCATCCCGCGCGCCGGAGCCGCAGGCCGGAAAACAGCAACAATGCGCACTGAGGCAAGTATAATTATGATAACTATTTATAATTCATGGCAAGACGTTTGTCAATGCCGTTGTTGAGACATTGAGACCGCCCGCTATCGTCTTTGTGATGGGGGAACCGCTGCCGGTCATGTAAAGAGGGTTTCACCTCCCCCTGCGGCGCAGCGGGGCAGGGAGACGACGGCGGTGGCGCATCGAAACGAAGGACGACGGTAAAAAGGGGGAGACGGTCCGGCTGCCGCGCCCGACGGGACGGGGAGGACGGGGACGGCGGCGCCGATGCCCGGGGGGAGTTTGGCTGGGGGACCAGGATTCGAACCTGGGTTGACGGGTTCAGAGCCCGTAGTCCTGCCGCTAGACGATCCCCCAGCGGTCAGAGTCGGCGTGTTGCGTGAGCGCACTATAGCTTAATTGGAACGGCCCGGATAGTCAAGTCTTTTTTCCCGCGGCCCGCTCTGCGGCGCGGCGGCCGGCGAAAGTCTATTGTTGTGGAAGCTCTGATTAATTACCCTGAGGGAACCTTTTTGTAAGAAGGTTCCCTCAGACTCCCTCCAAAAACTTTTAACGCGAGTTGGTTTCCCCCTGTTTTGCCTGGCAAAACAGGGGGAAACCAACTCGTATTAAAAGTCTTTGAAGGGGGTCTGGGGGAAACTTTCTACAGAAAGTTTCCCCCAGCGTAATGAAGGGGGTCCGGGGGAAACGTGGGTCTATGGCCCTTCTACAGAAAGTTTCCCCCGGTGCAATGAATCAGAGTTTCCTTGTAATTTGCCCTCCGTGATGTTAAGATCACATCTATTTCAATTCAACGGCTCAAGGTTCAGCTTGCCGGCACGGCCCCATGACGCGCTCCAGCAATACCGACAGGAAAAGACTCGCCCCCTGGCTCAGGAAGCCGCTGGGGCGCCGCAGCGGCCTTCACCGCATGAAGGCCATGCTCAGAAGCCGCAACCTCCACACGGTATGTGAGGAGGCGAGGTGCCCCAACATCGGCGAGTGCTTCTCCAAGCCCACGGCCACGTTCATGATCCTCGGAGACCGCTGCACGAGGAACTGCTCGTTCTGCAGCGTCGAGGGAAGCGGCCGGCCCGCCCCGCCCGACCCCGGCGAGCCGCGGAACATAGCCGAGGCCGCCCGCGAACTGGGACTCCGGCACGTGGTGGTGACGTCCGTCACGCGCGACGACCTGCCGCTCGGCGGCGCAGAGCAATTCGCCTTGACAATAAGGGCCTTAAGAGATACGATTCCCGGCATTTTGGTGGAGGTGCTCACCCCCGACTTCGGCGGCGACAGGGCCGCCCTCGACGTGGTGCTCGACGAGGGACCCGACATCTTCAACCACAACCTCGAGACGGTCCGCTCCCTCTATCCGCTCGTGAGGCCCCAGGCCGACTACGAAAGATCGCTCCAGGTCCTCGGCCGGGCCGCGGCGCGCGGGCTCACCGTCAAGTCGGGCATAATGGTGGGCTTCGGCGAGTCGGTCCGGGAGGTCCTGGGCCTCCTCGACGACCTGAAGGCCGCGGGATGCTCCATGGTGACCATCGGCCAGTACCTGCGCCCCGCGAGGGACAACATCGAGGTGGCACGCTACGTGGAGCCCCGGCTCTTCGAGGAATACGGCCGCTACGCCCGGGAGATAGGCATCCATCGCGTCTACTCCGGTCCCTTCGTTCGCAGCTCCTACAACGCCGAAGAGGTGTACGCCGGCGGAGCGCCGTCGTGAGGCGCAAGAGGTTTTCCGGGAATAGAACACTTACGAGGTCACCCCGCACATAAATGGAAGAATTTCATCGCATAAAGAGGCTTCCGCCCTATGTCTTCAACATCGTAAACGAGCTGAAGATACAAGCGCGCAGAAGAGGTGAGGACATAATCGATCTCGGCATGGGCAACCCCGACCAGCCCACGCCGCCCCACATAGTCGACAAGCTCGTCGAGGCGGCGCGCAACCCGCGAAACCACCGCTACTCGGCCTCGCGCGGCATCTACAAGCTGAGGCTCGCCATAACGGACTGGTACAGGCGCCGCTACGACGTGGACCTCGATCCCGAGACCGAGGCGGTCGCCACCATAGGCTCCAAGGACGGGCTCGCCCACCTGGCCCTCGCCGTCATAGGTCCCGGCGACGTGGTCTTCGTGCCCAACCCGACCTACCCCATACACGCATACTCGGTCGTCATAGCCGGCGGGGACCTGCGCAGCATCCCGCTGTTTCCGGGCTCGGACTTCTTCGACGAGCTCCAGCGGGCGACGATGGAGATGTGGCCCAGGCCAAAGCTCCTGGTGCTGAACTTCCCCCACAACCCGACGACCGAGGTCGTCGAGATCGACTTCTTCAGGAAGGTCGTGGACTTCGCAAAGGAACACGAGATGATGGTGATCCACGACCTCGCCTACGCGGACATCGTCTTCGACGGCTACAGGGCGCCGAGCTTCCTCCAGGTGCCGGGCGCGAAGGACGTGGGCGTGGAGTTCTTCACCCTCTCCAAGAGCTACAACATGCCGGGCTGGCGCGTCGGGTTCGCCGTGGGAAACCGCAGGATGATAGCGGCCCTCACGAGGATCAAGAGCTACCTCGACTACGGCATGTTCCAGCCCATCCAGATAGCGGCCATCATC is drawn from Deltaproteobacteria bacterium and contains these coding sequences:
- the ruvA gene encoding Holliday junction branch migration protein RuvA; amino-acid sequence: MIALLTGKVLEKSPQSVVIDVGGVGYEVIIPLSTYYELPDPEGTVTLKTQAYMKDERIELYGFLSAEEKRIFQLLLGVSGVGPRLARNILSGISTEAFLDSLASRNAERLRRIPGVGAKTAERLVLELKDKAAELRAESAGGGEAPAEGVEVDAVSALVNLGYKAAQAEKAVKKASDAAPGADFEGLFKEALRLLAS
- a CDS encoding sigma-54-dependent Fis family transcriptional regulator; translation: MVLIVDDDRHLREALELLLGDHYETVSVDNGLEAVEVVKNLPVNVVLMDINLPKVDGLKALDMIKDVDPDVGVVMLSATDSAQKAVQALRMGAYDYITKPFEEADLLATLQRYTDGQTLRREIALLREELHNKLGDKHFICRSPAMRRVMDMVEKVGKSSSNVLITGESGTGKELVARAIHSLGDRREKPFVAVNCGAIPGELMESELFGHEKGAFTGAYKRKIGKLEYADGGTVFLDEISSMPLKLQAKLLRVLQEKSFERVGSLVPIKVDIRVIAATNTDLEQAVKQGEFRDDLYYRLRVIPIVLPPLRERREDIPLLASHFLDRFSKRYNKSIRRISPDALDVLSEYGWPGNVRELENLMERIVVLAREGSEITTDDLPVEIFFKDVEDAGGSEPLDFKGACRAFERRYIVGVLKKTNWNRSEAARELKIHRNTLLMKMKELDIKRFEGGR
- the ruvB gene encoding Holliday junction branch migration DNA helicase RuvB gives rise to the protein MRERHTDPARLEGEEKIDATLRPRLLDEYIGQERIKENLRVFIEAARGRGESLDHVLFYGPPGLGKTTLASITANEMGAQMRATSGPALEKSGDLAAILTNLEEGDVLFIDEIHRLPTVVEEILYPAMEDFQIDIIIGQGPSARTVKLDLPRFTLIGATTRAGLLSSPLRDRFGVIQRFEFYSAEELRTIVERSASILGLEVSRDGALEVARRSRGTPRIANRLLRRVRDFAEVKADGVITAEVADLALNMLEIDTLGLDKMDRRIMLAIIDKFGGGPVGVESLAASLHEEKDAIEDLYEPFLLQQGFIKRTPRGRVATPAAYGHLGRVLPEQGPGQGRLF
- a CDS encoding radical SAM protein, coding for MIARRPSYIGLYESGELHERIRALRDLVRRCRICPHRCGAARLEGEKGLCRTGPGAVVSSFTPHFGEEAPLVGRYGSGAIFMTGCNLRCVFCQNYDISHMCDGDEVESEGLVSMMLALQRRGCHNINFVTPTHQTYRIVESLPRAVELGLEIPLVYNCGGYESVETLRLLEGIFDIYMPDLKYGDNAAALSLSGAADYVERSREAVAEMHRQVGDLEVGGDGVARRGLIIRHLVLPGGLAGTRAVMEFVASRVSPRSYVNIMDQYRPCYMAEERPPLDRPVRDDEYGAALEAAREAGIVRLATGEPL
- a CDS encoding NUDIX hydrolase produces the protein MKRTEIKTTRQLSAGGVVFRRAGGGVEVALVSVKGGRVWTLPKGLVEEGENIARTAHREVREEAGLEGRIVARIAPIHYFYSARDEEGTRRFLKIVYFFLMEYTGGDVADHDEEVVECRWFPVDEAEEALSYDDEREVLRKARRMLAERGVL
- the lipA gene encoding lipoyl synthase; translation: MTRSSNTDRKRLAPWLRKPLGRRSGLHRMKAMLRSRNLHTVCEEARCPNIGECFSKPTATFMILGDRCTRNCSFCSVEGSGRPAPPDPGEPRNIAEAARELGLRHVVVTSVTRDDLPLGGAEQFALTIRALRDTIPGILVEVLTPDFGGDRAALDVVLDEGPDIFNHNLETVRSLYPLVRPQADYERSLQVLGRAAARGLTVKSGIMVGFGESVREVLGLLDDLKAAGCSMVTIGQYLRPARDNIEVARYVEPRLFEEYGRYAREIGIHRVYSGPFVRSSYNAEEVYAGGAPS
- a CDS encoding alanine transaminase, which gives rise to MEEFHRIKRLPPYVFNIVNELKIQARRRGEDIIDLGMGNPDQPTPPHIVDKLVEAARNPRNHRYSASRGIYKLRLAITDWYRRRYDVDLDPETEAVATIGSKDGLAHLALAVIGPGDVVFVPNPTYPIHAYSVVIAGGDLRSIPLFPGSDFFDELQRATMEMWPRPKLLVLNFPHNPTTEVVEIDFFRKVVDFAKEHEMMVIHDLAYADIVFDGYRAPSFLQVPGAKDVGVEFFTLSKSYNMPGWRVGFAVGNRRMIAALTRIKSYLDYGMFQPIQIAAIIALNGPQECVSGICETYRSRRDALIDSFGKAGWEIEKPRATMFVWARIPEPLRGMGSLEFSKLLLAKGKVAVSPGVGFGDQGDEFVRLALVENEQRIRQAAKGVKKTLDGVG
- the ruvC gene encoding crossover junction endodeoxyribonuclease RuvC, translated to MRVLGVDPGSRSTGYGVVESGPGGVLVHVASGSVAAVSGAAEPGGGLPARLFSIWGSLGVVMDEHRPDAVSVEGLFYGMNVRSALVLGHARGVVLLCAAQRGLPVFEYSPSVVKQSVVGYGGASKRQVQKMVTRLLGCAEKRGADAADALAVAICHIHHAGTERRRRAASPAVRG
- a CDS encoding TraR/DksA family transcriptional regulator translates to MHRLRRMLMDRKRRMWNDLRDDVFRKLGKEYNAQFDNPHDFEELALMDLVEDTGLIIADARRRELEQLDAAITRLDEGAYGICEECGEEIPEERLKAVPYATLCVKCLDKREKGA
- a CDS encoding epoxyqueuosine reductase QueH; its protein translation is MKRVLVHMCCGPCSIYPVKKMLEGEAEVTGYFHNPNIHPESEFRRRLDAVKRLAMLMRLDILCDEEYRPEEFVAEVVGPHARDSRHPPFGERCRRCYALRLEATARLASSRGFDAFTSSLLYSRYQDHEAVRAEGERAARVHGVEFLYRDFREGWREGVEKSKEYGLYRQKYCGCIYSRFERYGITGSQ
- a CDS encoding YebC/PmpR family DNA-binding transcriptional regulator, which produces MAGHSKWANIKHKKARSDAKKGKIFSKLVKEIMVAAKMGGSDPASNPRLRAAIDRAKSENLPGENIERAIKKGAGELGDVNYEEGVYEGYAPGGVAVLVAFMTDNRNRTASEVRHVFSKAGGRLGESGSVAWMFDHRGLITFDIESVSEERLMEAALEAGADDVVRNDEDGVFEVYTSPSDFHDVKKAFDEMGLEYTMAELSMIPKNTVRVEGKTADQVLRLLDDLEDLDDVQNVYANFDIPPEALDRAV